The DNA window ATCGGGGATATAGACTTCCGAACCTTTGAATTTTTCGTTGAAAAGGCCTAACTGCAAGGCTACCGTCAGCTCCCCTTTAAGAATCTTGAGCTTATAGCCAATCTGAGCGTCAAGCGTGAAATTGCTGAACAGACCGTAGGATTCCTGCTGGATGACGAGACCTGTCCCGAGGCGTTTGTTGCCAAGTTTGAACGGCATGTCGGCTGCGGCGATGAAACTTTGCGGGGCATTGTCAATTCCCACCCACTGCAGGCGTGCTCCTCCACGGATGCGAAGATAGTCCGTATCGCCTACTGCTCCGGGGTTGTAATATGTCGGCAACGCCCAGTATTGAGTTAGTAAAGCGTCGCCCTGAGCCTTTAGTTCCGGCGACACAATGAACATGAACAGACCTGTAAGCAAGGTTGTGTATAGAGATATGTGCTGTCGGAATATCATTCGAAATAGAAAGTTAATACGACCATTCGTGAAACGGCCTTTTTCAGTGACTGTGTTATGATGAGTTTTTCGGGTTCTTCAGCGATGTCGGGACGGTCATGGAGGAGATTGTCGCCAAGACCGAAACAGAACTTTATCTCCGGATTGAATTTGAAATAAGGCAGATAAAAGTCGCATCCGAATCCGCATGTAAGGAAGAAATCAGATGTTTTAGTGCGAAGATAGTCGTTGTTTTGCTTAGTCACATTGAATGTAGGCATCACGCCGGCGGTTATATATGGCCGGGAGTTGCGATAACGCAGCCCCGAGAATTTGAGGTCGAAGGGCAGCACGATTAGCGCCGATTTCAGGTTTTGGCGGTGTTCAGCCCGGAGTTGTATTCGCGCATTGTGATGTCACGGTTTCCGAAATACATTCCCGGTGTGAAACGCAGGTTGAAATATGTACCAAGACGGTAATCGATAAGCCCGTTGACACAGAA is part of the Duncaniella dubosii genome and encodes:
- the porT gene encoding type IX secretion/gliding motility protein PorT/SprT; its protein translation is MLPFDLKFSGLRYRNSRPYITAGVMPTFNVTKQNNDYLRTKTSDFFLTCGFGCDFYLPYFKFNPEIKFCFGLGDNLLHDRPDIAEEPEKLIITQSLKKAVSRMVVLTFYFE